The Streptomyces spororaveus genome includes a region encoding these proteins:
- the aroA gene encoding 3-phosphoshikimate 1-carboxyvinyltransferase → MSAAPLTARIPGSKSITNRALLLAAAAPGTSTLQDPLVSEDTVAFRDALTALGVRVSEHATSWEVSGAGHGPTGGARVWCADAGTAARFLPPFAATGRGTYVFDGSGQLRARPLRPLADALGRLGAKVRTEGVGGLPLRVDADGLRGGELAVDGGLSSQFLSGLLMAAPLLSDPLTVTVRDLVSRPYIDMTLALMRRFGARVDEDAPGVITTAGGGYTATDLVIEPDASTASYFFAAAAVTGRSVTVPGLGHDSLQGDLGFVETLRTAGARVEIRADSTTVTGTGPLRGGFEVDMGTISDTFMTLAAIAPLADAPVTIRGIGHARLKESDRIAAVAGNLAACGVTTESGRDWLTVHPGAEAGTGAGTGVVRPARIACHRDHRIAMAFSVLGLRAPGRLTLDDPACVGKTFPGFHAELNRLFPKETLT, encoded by the coding sequence ATGAGCGCCGCCCCGCTCACGGCCCGGATTCCGGGGTCCAAGAGCATCACGAACCGGGCCCTGCTGCTGGCCGCGGCGGCGCCCGGCACCAGTACCCTCCAGGACCCGCTGGTCAGCGAGGACACGGTGGCCTTCCGGGACGCGCTGACGGCCCTGGGCGTCCGCGTGTCGGAGCACGCGACGTCCTGGGAGGTGAGCGGAGCGGGGCACGGCCCGACGGGCGGAGCCCGTGTCTGGTGCGCCGACGCCGGGACGGCGGCCCGTTTCCTGCCCCCGTTCGCCGCGACGGGCCGGGGCACCTACGTCTTCGACGGATCCGGACAGCTGCGGGCCCGCCCGCTGCGTCCGCTGGCCGACGCGCTGGGCCGCCTCGGGGCGAAGGTGCGTACCGAGGGGGTCGGCGGGCTGCCGCTGCGGGTGGACGCCGACGGCCTGCGCGGCGGCGAACTGGCCGTGGACGGCGGGCTGAGCAGCCAGTTCCTGAGCGGCCTGCTGATGGCGGCGCCCCTCCTGTCCGACCCGCTGACCGTGACCGTACGGGACCTGGTCAGCCGGCCGTACATCGACATGACCCTCGCCCTGATGCGCCGCTTCGGCGCGCGCGTCGACGAAGACGCGCCCGGTGTGATCACGACCGCGGGCGGCGGCTACACGGCCACCGACCTGGTGATCGAGCCGGACGCCTCCACGGCCTCGTACTTCTTCGCGGCCGCGGCCGTCACCGGGCGCAGCGTCACCGTCCCGGGGCTCGGCCACGACAGCCTTCAGGGGGACCTCGGTTTCGTCGAGACGCTGCGCACGGCGGGTGCGCGGGTGGAGATCCGCGCGGACTCGACGACGGTCACCGGAACGGGTCCCCTGCGCGGCGGCTTCGAGGTCGACATGGGCACGATCTCGGACACGTTCATGACCCTGGCCGCGATCGCCCCGCTCGCCGACGCGCCCGTCACCATCCGCGGCATCGGGCACGCCCGGCTGAAGGAGTCGGACCGGATCGCCGCCGTCGCGGGGAACCTGGCCGCGTGCGGGGTGACCACGGAGTCGGGCCGGGACTGGCTCACGGTGCACCCGGGAGCGGAAGCGGGAACCGGCGCGGGGACGGGGGTGGTCCGGCCGGCGCGGATCGCCTGCCACCGGGACCACCGGATCGCGATGGCGTTCTCGGTGCTGGGGCTGCGCGCTCCGGGCCGCCTCACCCTCGACGATCCGGCGTGCGTGGGCAAGACGTTCCCCGGATTCCATGCCGAGTTGAACCGGCTCTTCCCCAAGGAGACCCTGACATGA
- a CDS encoding anthranilate synthase family protein, with product MTEDLLGRVLAAPSAAYALLHRPETTGREVLEVLLGEVSTVATLADIPVADAPPAEGAAGRHEVLAVIPYRQISERGFAHTDDGEPLITMTVAEQGTVLLGDALRRLPDEPVTLSGGRFDVDDDAYAAIVRDVIEREIGNGEGANFVIKRSFVADISDYTPRSALSFFRRLLERESGAYWTFLVRVAGRTFVGASPERHVSVHGGTAVMNPISGTYRYPAAGPDLPGVMAFLADRKEADELYMVVDEELKMMARICETGGRVVGPFLKEMARLAHTEYFIEGRTSHDVREILRETMFAPTVTGSPLESACKVINRYEPEGRGYYSGVMALIGRDENGGRTMDSAILIRTTDISDAGRLSIGVGATLVRHSDPMSEVAETRVKAAGLLSALEAGGTGRFGGHAQVREALERRNDSIAGFWLRESGERSDTVTELAGRSVLIVDAEDTFTSMIGHQLMAMGLRVTVSRFDEPYDFDQHDLVVMGPGPGDPRDTGSPKIAHLRAAISQLLDERRPFLAVCLSHQVLSTLIGLDLGRREVPNQGVAKEIDLFGARERVGFYNTFAARCHEDEFSHADLGAVEVSRDTATGEVHALRGRGFASMQFHAESVLTEDGVRIVADLLTGVVRSCDLQPS from the coding sequence ATGACCGAGGACCTGCTGGGCCGGGTGCTCGCAGCACCGTCCGCCGCGTACGCCTTGCTCCACCGGCCCGAGACCACCGGCCGGGAGGTGCTCGAAGTCCTGCTCGGGGAGGTCTCCACGGTGGCGACGCTCGCCGACATCCCGGTCGCGGACGCGCCGCCCGCCGAAGGCGCCGCCGGGCGCCACGAGGTGCTCGCCGTGATTCCGTACCGCCAGATCTCCGAACGGGGCTTCGCCCATACGGACGACGGCGAACCGCTGATCACCATGACCGTCGCCGAGCAGGGCACCGTGCTGCTCGGCGACGCCCTGCGGCGGCTGCCCGACGAGCCGGTCACCCTGTCCGGTGGCCGTTTCGACGTGGACGACGACGCGTACGCCGCGATCGTGCGGGACGTCATCGAGCGGGAGATCGGCAACGGCGAGGGGGCGAACTTCGTCATCAAGCGTTCGTTCGTCGCGGACATCAGCGACTACACACCGCGCAGCGCCCTGTCGTTCTTCCGCCGGCTGCTCGAGCGCGAGTCGGGCGCGTACTGGACCTTCCTCGTCCGCGTCGCGGGCCGCACCTTCGTCGGTGCCAGCCCCGAGCGGCACGTCAGTGTGCACGGCGGCACGGCCGTGATGAACCCCATCAGCGGTACGTACCGCTACCCCGCCGCCGGACCCGACCTGCCGGGCGTGATGGCCTTCCTGGCGGACCGGAAGGAGGCGGACGAGCTCTACATGGTGGTGGACGAAGAGCTCAAGATGATGGCCCGGATCTGCGAGACGGGCGGGCGGGTCGTCGGCCCCTTCCTCAAGGAGATGGCCCGGCTCGCGCACACCGAGTACTTCATCGAGGGCAGGACGTCCCACGACGTACGGGAGATCCTGCGCGAGACGATGTTCGCGCCGACCGTCACGGGCAGCCCGCTGGAGAGCGCCTGCAAGGTGATCAACCGGTACGAGCCGGAGGGCCGCGGCTACTACAGCGGCGTCATGGCGCTGATCGGCCGGGACGAGAACGGCGGCCGCACCATGGACTCCGCCATCCTCATCCGCACCACCGACATCAGCGACGCCGGCCGGCTGAGCATCGGCGTCGGCGCGACGCTGGTCCGCCACTCCGACCCGATGAGCGAGGTCGCCGAGACCCGGGTGAAGGCGGCGGGGCTCCTGTCCGCGCTGGAGGCGGGCGGCACCGGCCGGTTCGGCGGGCACGCCCAGGTCCGCGAGGCGCTGGAGCGGCGCAACGACAGCATCGCCGGCTTCTGGCTGAGGGAGTCCGGGGAGCGGTCCGACACGGTGACCGAACTCGCCGGGCGCAGCGTGCTGATCGTCGACGCCGAGGACACCTTCACCTCGATGATCGGCCACCAGCTGATGGCCATGGGGCTGCGGGTCACGGTCAGCCGCTTCGACGAGCCGTACGACTTCGACCAGCACGATCTGGTCGTCATGGGACCGGGGCCCGGAGATCCGCGCGACACCGGCAGCCCGAAGATCGCCCATCTCCGGGCGGCGATCTCCCAACTGCTCGACGAGCGGCGGCCGTTCCTGGCCGTCTGCCTGAGTCATCAGGTCCTGTCCACGCTGATCGGTCTCGATCTCGGCCGCCGGGAGGTGCCCAACCAGGGCGTGGCGAAGGAGATCGACCTCTTCGGAGCGCGTGAACGGGTGGGCTTCTACAACACGTTCGCCGCCCGGTGCCACGAGGACGAATTCAGCCACGCGGACCTGGGCGCCGTCGAGGTCAGCCGGGACACGGCGACCGGCGAGGTCCACGCGCTGCGCGGCCGCGGCTTCGCGTCGATGCAGTTCCACGCCGAGTCGGTGCTCACCGAGGACGGTGTACGGATCGTCGCAGATCTGCTGACAGGGGTGGTGCGCTCGTGCGACCTGCAGCCGTCCTGA
- the aroC gene encoding chorismate synthase: MSRLRWLTAGESHGPALVATLEGLPAGVPVTTEMVADQLARRRLGHGRGARMKFERDEVTFLGGVRHGLTMGSPVAVLVGNTEWPKWEQVMAADPVDPAELAKLARNAPLTRPRPGHADLAGMQKYGLDEARPVLERASARETAARVALGAVARSYLRETAGIEIVSHVVELACAKAPYGVRPTPADEARLDADPVRCLDAEASKAMVAEIDRAHRDGDTLGGVVEVLAYGVPVGLGSHVHWDRRLDARLAGALMGIQAIKGVEVGDGFELARTPGSKAHDEIVPSGDGIRRSSGRSGGTEGGITTGEVLRVRAAMKPIATVPRALATVDVTTGEAARAHHQRSDVCAVPAAGIVAETMVALVLADAVAEKFGGDSVTETRRNVRSYQAAVRPLLGAPRP, from the coding sequence TTGAGCAGGCTGCGCTGGCTGACCGCGGGGGAATCGCACGGACCCGCACTGGTGGCGACGCTGGAGGGGCTGCCCGCCGGAGTGCCGGTCACGACGGAGATGGTGGCGGACCAGCTGGCCCGGCGGCGGCTGGGCCACGGACGCGGCGCGCGGATGAAGTTCGAGCGGGACGAGGTCACCTTCCTCGGGGGCGTACGGCACGGCCTCACGATGGGCTCACCGGTCGCCGTACTGGTGGGCAACACCGAGTGGCCGAAGTGGGAGCAGGTCATGGCGGCCGATCCGGTCGACCCCGCCGAACTGGCGAAGCTGGCGCGCAACGCCCCGCTGACCCGTCCCCGCCCCGGACACGCCGACCTGGCGGGCATGCAGAAGTACGGACTCGACGAGGCGCGCCCCGTCCTGGAGCGGGCGAGCGCCCGCGAGACGGCGGCCCGTGTGGCGCTGGGAGCGGTGGCGCGGTCGTACCTCAGGGAGACGGCCGGCATTGAGATCGTCTCGCACGTCGTCGAGCTCGCCTGCGCCAAAGCTCCGTACGGCGTCCGGCCGACCCCCGCCGACGAGGCGAGGCTGGACGCGGACCCGGTGCGCTGCCTGGACGCGGAGGCGTCGAAGGCGATGGTCGCCGAGATCGACCGGGCCCACCGCGACGGCGACACCCTGGGCGGCGTGGTGGAGGTGCTCGCCTACGGAGTGCCGGTCGGCCTCGGGTCCCACGTCCACTGGGACCGCCGTCTCGACGCCCGGCTCGCGGGCGCGCTGATGGGCATCCAGGCCATCAAGGGGGTCGAGGTCGGCGACGGCTTCGAGCTGGCCCGCACGCCCGGTTCGAAGGCGCACGACGAGATCGTGCCGTCCGGGGACGGCATCCGCCGTTCGTCCGGCCGCTCCGGCGGCACCGAGGGCGGGATCACCACGGGCGAGGTGCTGCGCGTACGGGCGGCGATGAAGCCGATCGCGACGGTGCCGCGCGCCCTGGCGACCGTCGACGTCACCACGGGCGAGGCGGCCCGGGCGCACCACCAGCGCTCCGACGTCTGCGCGGTCCCGGCGGCCGGCATCGTCGCCGAGACGATGGTCGCCCTCGTGCTGGCGGACGCCGTGGCGGAGAAGTTCGGCGGCGACAGCGTCACCGAGACCCGCCGCAACGTCCGGTCCTACCAGGCCGCAGTCCGCCCCCTGCTGGGCGCGCCGCGGCCGTAG
- a CDS encoding FAD-dependent monooxygenase, with product MSDADRVLVVGAGIGGLATALGVAARGHRVTVLERRAEVTEPGVGTQLSPNAFHALDRIGSDRLVRAVRRRAALVDELRFMDATTGDRIAGMPLTGRYQERFGNPYAVLHRGELHAVLLDACRATDGVELLAAEPVAWYEQTPDRVTAVTDSGRRFTGSALIAADGIRSAVRRQLVGDGDPRVSGHTIYHSVVPLAGIARERLPAELSPAAVTAWAGPGWHVVHFVHRTADGAAYLNLGATHDHGAPDAAVGLPLDKSHVLDEFPELAGSARALLELGEEWRTWVLCDRDPVERWTDGRVALLGNAAHPMLPYAVQGVSMTLEDAAALGELLDCDGREAPRRLARYEATRRDRTARTQLVARELGTRLFHPAGEAAAARDAMLAALTADELYDKVAWLHGTRDFTGTVEGEGN from the coding sequence ATGAGCGACGCCGATCGCGTACTGGTCGTCGGCGCGGGCATCGGCGGCCTGGCGACGGCGCTCGGCGTCGCCGCCAGGGGGCATCGCGTGACCGTCCTGGAGCGCCGGGCCGAAGTCACCGAGCCCGGCGTGGGCACGCAGCTGTCACCGAACGCCTTCCACGCACTCGACCGGATCGGGTCGGACCGGCTGGTCCGGGCGGTCCGCCGGCGGGCCGCCCTCGTCGACGAGCTGCGTTTCATGGACGCCACGACCGGTGACCGGATCGCCGGCATGCCCCTGACCGGCCGCTACCAGGAGCGCTTCGGCAACCCGTACGCGGTACTGCACCGCGGTGAACTCCACGCGGTGCTGCTGGACGCGTGCCGCGCGACCGACGGCGTCGAGCTGCTCGCCGCCGAGCCGGTCGCCTGGTACGAGCAGACCCCGGACCGGGTCACCGCCGTCACCGACTCGGGCCGCCGCTTCACCGGTTCCGCGCTGATCGCCGCCGACGGCATACGTTCCGCCGTCCGCCGCCAGCTCGTGGGCGACGGCGACCCCAGGGTCTCCGGCCACACGATCTACCACTCGGTCGTCCCCCTCGCGGGCATCGCGCGGGAGCGCCTCCCGGCCGAGCTGTCACCCGCCGCCGTGACGGCCTGGGCGGGCCCCGGCTGGCACGTCGTCCACTTCGTCCACCGCACGGCCGACGGCGCGGCGTACCTGAACCTGGGCGCCACCCACGACCACGGCGCGCCGGATGCCGCCGTCGGGCTGCCGCTGGACAAGTCCCATGTGCTGGACGAATTCCCGGAGCTGGCCGGCTCGGCCCGCGCGCTGCTGGAGCTGGGCGAGGAGTGGCGGACGTGGGTGCTCTGCGACCGCGACCCCGTCGAGCGCTGGACCGACGGCCGGGTCGCGCTGCTCGGCAACGCCGCCCACCCGATGCTGCCGTACGCGGTCCAAGGCGTGTCGATGACGCTGGAGGACGCCGCGGCGCTCGGTGAACTGCTCGACTGCGACGGACGGGAAGCACCCCGGCGCCTGGCGCGGTACGAGGCGACGCGGCGCGATCGCACGGCGAGGACCCAGCTGGTGGCCCGCGAACTGGGCACGCGGCTCTTCCACCCGGCGGGCGAGGCGGCCGCGGCACGCGACGCGATGCTGGCGGCGCTGACGGCGGACGAGCTGTACGACAAGGTCGCCTGGCTGCACGGCACACGCGACTTCACCGGCACCGTCGAAGGAGAAGGAAATTGA
- a CDS encoding 3-deoxy-7-phosphoheptulonate synthase: MNNVHASLRSLPAVQQPDWEGHAELARVREELASAPPLVDAADTDALRARLAEAAAGRVQIIQSGDCAEDWAESNQSDVARKAGLLEALAGIMKMSSHKPVLRVGRMAGQYGKPRSNPTETVGGVELPVYRGHMVNAPEPDPELRRPDPTRMLTGYASSRRVLDFLGWGREDRRTRPDTPVWTSHEALLLDYELAMTRPQPDGRLLLTSTHWPWIGERTRQVDGAHVALLASVANPVACKVGPGMTAGELLALCEKLDPERTPGRLTLIARMGADLVGERLPALVEVVRAAGHPVVWLTDPMHGNTVTGPEGLKTRLVKTVVREVVEFQRAVTAAGGVAGGIHLETTPDEVTECVTDVDRMHRLGDKYTSFCDPRLNPGQAMSVASAWLG; this comes from the coding sequence GTGAACAATGTCCACGCATCCCTCCGCTCGTTGCCCGCGGTTCAGCAGCCGGACTGGGAAGGCCACGCGGAACTCGCCCGGGTAAGGGAGGAACTCGCTTCCGCACCCCCGCTCGTCGACGCCGCCGACACCGACGCGCTCCGCGCGCGCCTCGCCGAGGCCGCCGCCGGCCGGGTACAGATCATCCAGTCCGGCGACTGCGCCGAGGACTGGGCCGAGAGCAACCAGAGCGACGTCGCCCGCAAGGCGGGCCTGCTGGAGGCGCTGGCGGGCATCATGAAGATGAGCTCGCACAAGCCGGTCCTGCGGGTCGGCCGGATGGCCGGGCAGTACGGCAAGCCGAGATCCAACCCCACCGAGACCGTCGGCGGCGTGGAACTCCCGGTCTACCGCGGCCACATGGTCAACGCCCCCGAGCCCGACCCCGAGCTGCGCAGGCCCGACCCGACCCGGATGCTGACGGGCTACGCCTCCTCCCGCCGCGTGCTCGACTTCCTCGGCTGGGGACGCGAGGACCGGCGCACCCGGCCCGACACCCCGGTGTGGACCAGCCACGAGGCGCTGCTGCTGGACTACGAACTGGCGATGACGCGCCCGCAGCCCGACGGACGGCTGCTGCTCACCTCCACCCACTGGCCGTGGATCGGCGAGCGCACCCGCCAGGTGGACGGCGCGCACGTCGCGCTGCTCGCCTCCGTGGCCAACCCGGTGGCCTGCAAGGTCGGCCCCGGGATGACGGCGGGTGAGCTGCTGGCACTGTGCGAGAAGCTCGACCCGGAGCGTACGCCCGGCCGTCTCACCCTGATCGCCCGCATGGGCGCCGACCTGGTGGGCGAGCGTCTGCCCGCCCTGGTCGAGGTGGTCCGCGCGGCCGGCCACCCGGTCGTCTGGCTGACCGACCCCATGCACGGCAACACCGTCACCGGCCCCGAAGGGCTCAAGACGCGGCTCGTGAAGACCGTCGTGCGGGAGGTCGTCGAATTCCAGCGCGCGGTCACCGCGGCGGGCGGCGTGGCCGGCGGCATCCACCTGGAGACCACTCCCGACGAGGTCACCGAGTGCGTCACCGACGTGGACCGGATGCACCGCCTCGGCGACAAGTACACGAGCTTCTGCGACCCGCGTCTGAACCCGGGCCAGGCGATGTCGGTGGCCTCGGCCTGGCTCGGCTGA
- a CDS encoding isochorismatase family protein produces the protein MGGIPPIDPYPMPSEGDLPANTAQWTVDPDRAVLLVHDMQRYFLRPFPQDQSPGNELVRNAALLREQCSALGVPIAYTAQPGGMTDAERGLLKDFWGPGMKVSAEDRKVVDELEPGPSDWVFTKWRYSAFFKSDLLERMRAHGRDQLIVCGVYAHVGILMSAVEAFTNDIQPFLVADAVADFSQEYHHMALDYAAQRCAVVTTAKSVLAGLTSSTPATDGGR, from the coding sequence ATGGGGGGAATCCCGCCCATCGACCCTTACCCGATGCCTTCCGAGGGCGACCTTCCGGCCAACACGGCACAGTGGACGGTCGACCCGGACCGAGCGGTGCTGCTCGTCCACGACATGCAGCGCTACTTCCTGCGGCCGTTCCCGCAGGACCAGTCCCCCGGCAACGAGCTGGTGCGCAACGCCGCACTGCTGCGCGAGCAGTGTTCCGCGCTCGGTGTCCCGATCGCCTACACCGCCCAGCCCGGCGGTATGACCGACGCCGAGCGCGGTCTGCTGAAGGACTTCTGGGGTCCGGGGATGAAGGTGTCCGCCGAGGACCGCAAGGTGGTCGACGAGCTCGAACCGGGGCCGTCCGACTGGGTGTTCACCAAATGGCGGTACAGCGCCTTCTTCAAGTCGGACCTGCTGGAGCGGATGCGCGCGCACGGCCGTGACCAGCTGATCGTCTGTGGCGTGTACGCCCACGTGGGCATCCTGATGTCGGCGGTCGAGGCCTTCACCAACGACATCCAGCCGTTCCTGGTCGCGGACGCGGTGGCCGACTTCTCGCAGGAGTACCACCACATGGCGCTCGACTACGCGGCGCAGCGCTGCGCGGTGGTCACCACCGCCAAGTCGGTGCTGGCCGGCCTCACCTCGTCCACCCCGGCCACGGACGGCGGCCGATGA
- a CDS encoding PhzA/PhzB family protein translates to MWRSVMFEAARPQAFADDAELRRNNRAIVEQYMNTRGQDRLERHLLFTEDGSGGLWTTDTGEPIVIRGRDTLAQHAVWSLKCFPDWVWTNIEIYETQDPNRFWVECDGEGKILFPGYPEGHYKNHFIHAFEFENGKIKQEREFMNPNQQLRALGIPVPSVKREGIPT, encoded by the coding sequence ATGTGGAGGTCAGTGATGTTCGAGGCCGCGCGACCGCAGGCATTCGCCGACGATGCGGAACTCCGGCGCAACAACCGGGCGATCGTCGAGCAGTACATGAACACTCGTGGTCAGGACCGCCTTGAGCGCCACCTGCTGTTCACCGAGGACGGCAGCGGCGGGCTGTGGACCACCGACACCGGGGAGCCGATCGTCATCCGCGGCCGGGACACCCTCGCGCAGCACGCGGTGTGGTCGCTGAAGTGCTTCCCCGACTGGGTCTGGACGAACATCGAGATCTACGAGACGCAGGACCCGAACCGTTTCTGGGTGGAATGCGACGGCGAAGGGAAGATCCTCTTCCCCGGCTACCCCGAGGGCCACTACAAGAACCACTTCATCCACGCCTTCGAGTTCGAGAACGGGAAGATCAAGCAGGAGCGGGAGTTCATGAATCCCAATCAGCAGCTGCGCGCTCTCGGAATTCCCGTACCGTCGGTGAAGCGCGAGGGAATTCCGACCTGA
- a CDS encoding MFS transporter → MSTQTTSPTAPPLRTKGRRDRTVTLAAVLLAVFVVPMSISGTAVALPGIGADTHAGLAPLQWVVNAFNVAFACFTLVWGSVADIVGRARAFAAGAGVYAVASLGGALATDVLWLDATRALAGTGGAAIFSCGAAIVATVFDGPGRAKAFALFGTVAGVGVAAGPSLAGALVQGLGWRWMFAAHAVALLLVLLAVPATARAVPDDGGSGARVDVPGSALFVVAMVLLTTAIVQGSQWGWAAPGVLGLFAGAVVVLAVFAAVENRREHPMLDLGLLRDRRFVGLCLVPVAASFGFVTMLTYLPTYLTAATGRDSGAAGLIMLLLTAPVLVCPLLAAKLVARGVPALTLVHVSLACLVVGDLTLTLFSPGVTILVVALPMLVTGAGMGLCAGLVDGQALELIDPARAGMAAGFLNTLRLGSEAIAVAVYGSVLATVLRTRVEDGIGGYAGAARADRVADRAAGGDVAGATELAGAVDTDGFARFLAQSYDHAFHSVLCAMAAVCAVLCAVIATLLRDGSARNAAA, encoded by the coding sequence ATGAGTACGCAGACCACGTCGCCGACCGCGCCACCGTTACGGACGAAAGGGCGGCGGGACCGCACGGTGACCCTGGCCGCCGTGCTCCTCGCGGTGTTCGTCGTCCCGATGTCGATCTCCGGCACGGCCGTCGCCCTCCCCGGGATCGGCGCCGACACCCACGCCGGCCTCGCGCCGCTGCAATGGGTGGTGAACGCCTTCAACGTGGCCTTCGCCTGCTTCACCCTCGTCTGGGGTTCCGTCGCCGACATCGTCGGCCGGGCCAGGGCCTTCGCCGCCGGCGCCGGCGTCTACGCCGTGGCCTCGCTGGGCGGCGCGCTCGCCACCGACGTGCTGTGGCTGGACGCCACCCGCGCGCTCGCCGGGACCGGCGGCGCCGCGATCTTCTCCTGCGGCGCGGCGATCGTCGCCACCGTGTTCGACGGTCCGGGGCGCGCCAAGGCGTTCGCCCTGTTCGGCACCGTCGCGGGCGTCGGGGTGGCGGCCGGTCCCTCGCTGGCAGGCGCGCTCGTCCAAGGCCTCGGCTGGCGCTGGATGTTCGCGGCGCACGCGGTCGCCCTGCTCCTCGTGCTGCTGGCGGTGCCCGCCACTGCCAGGGCCGTACCGGACGACGGCGGCAGCGGGGCCCGCGTCGACGTACCGGGCAGCGCGCTGTTCGTCGTCGCCATGGTGCTGCTGACCACCGCCATCGTGCAGGGCTCGCAGTGGGGCTGGGCCGCGCCGGGCGTCCTCGGGCTGTTCGCGGGCGCGGTCGTGGTCCTCGCGGTCTTCGCCGCCGTCGAGAACCGCCGCGAACACCCCATGCTCGACCTGGGCCTGCTGCGCGACCGGCGCTTCGTCGGGCTCTGCCTGGTACCGGTCGCCGCGTCCTTCGGGTTCGTCACCATGCTCACGTACCTGCCGACCTACCTGACCGCGGCCACCGGCCGCGACAGCGGCGCCGCCGGCCTGATCATGCTGCTGCTCACCGCGCCCGTGCTGGTCTGCCCGCTGCTCGCCGCGAAGCTGGTCGCCCGCGGGGTCCCCGCGCTCACCCTCGTCCACGTGAGCCTCGCCTGCCTGGTCGTCGGCGACCTGACGCTCACCCTGTTCTCGCCCGGCGTGACCATCCTCGTCGTCGCCCTGCCGATGCTCGTCACCGGCGCCGGCATGGGCCTCTGCGCGGGACTCGTCGACGGCCAGGCGCTGGAGCTGATCGACCCCGCCCGGGCGGGTATGGCGGCCGGCTTCCTCAACACCCTGCGGCTCGGCAGCGAGGCCATCGCCGTGGCGGTCTACGGATCGGTCCTCGCGACCGTGCTCCGCACCCGCGTCGAGGACGGCATCGGCGGATACGCCGGCGCCGCGCGGGCTGACCGGGTCGCGGACCGGGCGGCGGGCGGGGACGTCGCCGGGGCCACCGAACTGGCCGGTGCGGTCGACACCGACGGCTTCGCCCGCTTCCTCGCCCAGTCCTACGACCACGCCTTCCACAGCGTCCTGTGCGCGATGGCGGCGGTCTGCGCCGTGCTGTGCGCCGTGATCGCCACCCTGCTGCGCGACGGCTCCGCCAGGAACGCCGCCGCCTGA
- a CDS encoding PhzF family phenazine biosynthesis protein produces MHDYMVVDAFARKPLEGNPVAVFFDTADLTGERMQQMAREMNLSECTFVLPAEQGGDARIRIFTPVNELPFAGHPMLGTAVALGVTMKRNELRLETAMGVIPFELSDEGGATAVRMQQPVPTWEPYEHSEELLSALGVEETVTPVVAYRNGPRHVFVGLESVEALSALHPDHRALSAFPDMAANCFAGAGTHWRTRMFSPAYGVVEDAATGSAAGPLAIHLARHGLASYGQELEILQGVEMGRPSLMRAIAEGEGETVTSAHVGGHGAVVARGTIYV; encoded by the coding sequence ATGCACGACTACATGGTGGTCGACGCCTTCGCCCGAAAGCCGCTCGAAGGAAATCCGGTGGCCGTCTTCTTCGACACCGCCGACCTCACGGGCGAGCGGATGCAGCAGATGGCCCGCGAGATGAACCTCTCCGAGTGCACCTTCGTCCTCCCGGCGGAGCAGGGCGGCGACGCGCGCATCCGGATCTTCACCCCGGTCAACGAGCTGCCGTTCGCCGGTCATCCCATGCTCGGCACCGCGGTCGCCCTCGGCGTGACCATGAAGCGGAACGAGCTGCGCCTGGAGACCGCCATGGGCGTCATCCCCTTCGAGCTGTCCGACGAGGGCGGGGCCACCGCCGTACGGATGCAGCAGCCCGTTCCCACCTGGGAGCCGTACGAGCACAGCGAGGAGCTGCTGTCCGCGCTCGGCGTCGAGGAGACCGTCACCCCGGTCGTCGCCTACCGCAACGGCCCCCGCCACGTCTTCGTCGGCCTGGAGAGCGTCGAGGCGCTCTCCGCCCTGCACCCGGACCACCGCGCTCTGTCCGCGTTCCCGGACATGGCCGCCAACTGCTTCGCCGGGGCGGGTACGCACTGGCGCACCCGGATGTTCTCGCCGGCGTACGGCGTGGTCGAGGACGCGGCGACCGGTTCGGCGGCGGGCCCGCTCGCGATCCACCTGGCCCGGCACGGGCTCGCCTCGTACGGCCAGGAACTGGAGATCCTCCAGGGGGTCGAGATGGGCCGCCCCTCCCTGATGCGCGCGATCGCGGAGGGCGAGGGCGAGACCGTCACCTCGGCGCACGTCGGCGGCCATGGCGCCGTCGTCGCCCGCGGCACCATCTACGTTTAG